In Tsuneonella dongtanensis, a single window of DNA contains:
- a CDS encoding type II toxin-antitoxin system RelE/ParE family toxin, which yields MFEVRQTTRFATWLAGLRDERARGRILKRIDRAQAGNLGDVGPVGEGISEMRIFYGPGYRVYFIQRGQELILLLCGGDKSTQDADIEEAKELAKEIE from the coding sequence ATGTTCGAGGTCCGGCAGACAACCCGTTTTGCCACTTGGCTGGCGGGTCTGCGGGACGAAAGGGCTCGCGGTCGCATCCTGAAAAGGATTGATCGAGCGCAAGCCGGAAACCTTGGAGATGTCGGCCCCGTAGGGGAAGGCATCTCAGAAATGCGGATTTTCTATGGGCCGGGCTATCGGGTGTATTTCATTCAGCGAGGGCAGGAACTGATCCTGCTGCTTTGCGGCGGCGATAAGTCCACCCAAGACGCGGACATTGAGGAAGCCAAGGAATTGGCAAAGGAGATTGAGTGA
- a CDS encoding response regulator: MSKSAKKRNPGKKLGDILLVEDDALIAVALEGSLLDAGAKSVKICTTTEDALAALREHKPDGLVLDVHLADRDDGWAIAELVNSVGPKPPRIVFSTGSPQDIPAEIAELGPVLQKPYDHAELIDALCRPPREGLIARLRDALGKGEPEPTSAS, encoded by the coding sequence ATGTCGAAGTCAGCAAAAAAGCGCAACCCCGGCAAGAAGCTGGGTGACATTCTGCTGGTAGAGGACGACGCCCTGATCGCGGTCGCCCTCGAGGGCTCGCTGCTCGACGCAGGGGCCAAGTCGGTGAAAATCTGCACCACCACGGAAGACGCGCTCGCGGCACTGCGCGAGCACAAACCCGATGGTCTCGTGCTCGACGTGCACCTAGCCGATCGCGACGACGGCTGGGCGATCGCCGAGCTCGTCAATTCGGTAGGACCGAAGCCCCCGCGGATCGTGTTCTCTACCGGCTCGCCGCAGGACATTCCGGCAGAGATCGCCGAACTGGGGCCGGTGCTCCAGAAGCCCTACGATCATGCGGAACTGATCGACGCGCTGTGCCGCCCTCCCCGCGAAGGCCTGATTGCGCGGCTGCGCGATGCCCTCGGCAAGGGCGAGCCGGAGCCCACTTCCGCATCCTGA
- a CDS encoding response regulator: MSLGDQVAANLPYLRRYARALTGSQQTGDAFVRATLEAALADEGLKESLSGGRVPLYKAFNKVWASAYLEVADAGDHGDHEAAAQDRLRTITPLNRQALLLTTLEDFSIPEAAEIMEIDAADIETMVQQAVDEIERESSTSVLIIEDEPLISMQLEDLVRSLGHDICGTAATRTQAQEVVAERTPGLVLADIQLADGSSGLDAVDDILAIDSVPVIFITAYPERLLTGDRPEPTYLVTKPFQESTVRAAISQALFFGSSRPLG, encoded by the coding sequence ATGTCGCTCGGGGATCAAGTCGCCGCCAATCTACCTTATCTGCGTCGCTATGCGCGTGCGCTCACCGGCTCTCAGCAGACCGGCGATGCTTTCGTGCGTGCCACGCTCGAAGCGGCGCTCGCCGACGAAGGGCTGAAGGAATCGCTCTCGGGCGGCCGCGTGCCGCTCTACAAGGCCTTCAACAAGGTCTGGGCCAGTGCCTACCTCGAAGTCGCCGACGCCGGAGACCACGGTGATCACGAAGCGGCGGCGCAGGATCGCCTGCGGACGATCACGCCGCTCAACCGGCAGGCTCTTCTCCTGACGACGCTCGAGGATTTCTCGATCCCGGAAGCGGCCGAGATCATGGAGATTGACGCCGCCGACATCGAGACGATGGTCCAGCAAGCCGTCGACGAAATCGAGCGCGAGTCGTCCACCAGCGTCCTCATCATCGAGGATGAGCCGCTGATCTCGATGCAGCTCGAAGATCTCGTACGCTCGCTCGGGCACGACATCTGCGGCACGGCGGCCACGCGCACGCAGGCGCAGGAAGTCGTCGCGGAGCGCACGCCGGGCCTCGTCCTCGCCGACATCCAGCTCGCGGACGGCTCATCGGGCCTCGATGCGGTGGATGACATCCTTGCGATCGACAGCGTGCCGGTGATCTTCATCACCGCCTACCCCGAACGACTCCTGACGGGCGACCGGCCCGAGCCGACCTACCTGGTGACAAAGCCGTTCCAGGAATCGACCGTCCGGGCGGCCATCAGCCAGGCGCTATTCTTCGGATCGAGCCGCCCGCTGGGCTAA
- a CDS encoding addiction module antidote protein yields MAKIETTAFDSADYLNTAEAIAAYLDAYLEDSTPQELRSALSTVARSHGVSDLAHRSGVTRAGIYKALGEDGNPSFETIRSILAAMGLRLAVEPAERVLEAA; encoded by the coding sequence ATGGCTAAGATCGAAACGACCGCTTTCGACTCTGCGGATTATCTAAATACCGCTGAGGCAATCGCCGCGTATCTCGACGCCTATCTTGAGGATTCTACCCCTCAGGAGCTACGTAGCGCCCTTTCCACCGTTGCCCGCTCACATGGGGTCTCCGACCTCGCCCATCGCAGTGGGGTGACCCGTGCCGGAATTTACAAAGCGCTTGGAGAGGATGGCAATCCATCCTTTGAGACCATTCGATCCATACTTGCCGCTATGGGCTTGCGCCTAGCAGTGGAGCCCGCGGAAAGAGTTTTAGAGGCCGCCTAA
- a CDS encoding CHASE domain-containing protein, giving the protein MGLIGAIEVERHEQGQRRSRRWLISYPRATPLTIFLLIAAITALSVFAIERGERRRDEARLSETAQAVASAIERRGHTSSAYLRAGAALFGTVESVPPSLFRRFVSELRLDSDYQGAEGLGWAETITADEIPDFEERLAEELPGRPRVRPAPTSSRVHLVPVTYIQPDTQRNRRALAFDMYSEPVRREAMDEAERTVRPTASGRVVLVQEGDVPAPGFLVYMPVFDQVEGGRNLKGFIYSPFNGRDFLESALQLENRNGMGVRLYDGDVADPDVLLAELPGDAATQRILRKSIAVANRTMLLEVQSARGSSLSMLSMLTLLFGLLVATLLMIVARLLTQQAVEDQTSLDWLAEQNSIRDTLTRELNHRVKNTLANVLSIVSLTRRRATSLDDFAEGIDGRIRALSATHDLLTQSEWGTTPIRDVIEAELAPYARSEGALEIAGPLVELAPNDALSLGLAIHELATNATKYGALSAPGGKVRITWALDRDDLASIRWVETGGPPVPATRPRGFGTDLIQKIVAHELRHPVDLRFEESGVVCTLHVPVRQPSEFELRARRRAAVAASEKETKKGSD; this is encoded by the coding sequence ATGGGGCTCATCGGGGCGATCGAAGTGGAACGGCACGAGCAGGGTCAGCGGCGTTCGCGTCGCTGGCTGATATCCTATCCGCGCGCGACTCCGCTGACGATCTTCCTTCTGATCGCGGCCATCACGGCGCTCAGCGTCTTCGCGATCGAGCGCGGAGAGCGGCGGCGGGACGAAGCACGGCTATCCGAAACCGCGCAGGCGGTGGCATCGGCGATCGAACGTCGCGGCCACACGTCGTCGGCCTACCTGCGCGCGGGTGCAGCGCTGTTCGGCACGGTCGAAAGCGTCCCGCCAAGCCTGTTCCGCCGGTTCGTGAGCGAGCTGCGGCTCGATTCCGATTACCAGGGCGCCGAGGGGCTGGGCTGGGCGGAAACCATTACAGCGGACGAGATTCCCGACTTCGAGGAGCGGCTCGCCGAAGAGCTACCCGGCAGACCACGCGTGCGTCCGGCGCCGACCAGCAGCCGGGTGCACCTTGTGCCGGTCACTTATATCCAGCCCGACACGCAGCGTAACCGCCGCGCGCTGGCCTTCGACATGTATTCCGAGCCCGTCCGTCGCGAAGCGATGGACGAGGCCGAACGCACGGTCCGGCCGACGGCCAGCGGCCGCGTCGTGCTTGTGCAGGAAGGGGACGTCCCGGCCCCCGGTTTCCTCGTCTACATGCCGGTCTTCGACCAGGTCGAAGGGGGCAGGAACCTCAAGGGCTTCATATACAGCCCCTTCAACGGACGCGATTTCCTGGAATCGGCGCTGCAACTCGAGAACCGGAACGGCATGGGCGTACGTCTATACGACGGCGACGTTGCCGATCCCGATGTGTTGCTTGCCGAACTTCCAGGCGATGCGGCCACGCAGCGCATCCTGCGAAAGAGCATCGCCGTCGCCAATCGGACGATGCTGCTCGAAGTGCAGTCCGCTCGCGGGTCATCGCTGTCGATGCTGTCGATGCTGACCTTGCTGTTCGGCCTGCTCGTCGCGACGCTGCTGATGATCGTCGCCCGCCTCCTGACCCAGCAGGCGGTCGAGGACCAGACATCTCTCGACTGGCTGGCGGAGCAGAACTCGATCCGCGACACCCTTACGCGCGAACTCAATCACCGGGTGAAGAACACGCTGGCGAACGTGCTGTCGATCGTCAGTCTGACGCGCAGGCGCGCAACCAGTCTCGACGACTTTGCCGAAGGGATCGACGGACGGATCCGGGCGCTATCCGCAACGCATGACCTGCTGACCCAGTCGGAGTGGGGGACGACCCCGATCCGCGATGTGATCGAAGCCGAGTTGGCGCCCTATGCGCGGTCCGAGGGGGCGCTGGAAATCGCCGGTCCGCTGGTCGAGCTGGCTCCGAACGATGCGCTCTCGCTGGGCTTGGCAATCCATGAACTCGCGACCAACGCCACCAAATACGGCGCGCTCTCGGCCCCGGGGGGCAAGGTGCGGATCACCTGGGCGCTCGACCGGGACGACCTTGCCAGCATCCGGTGGGTGGAGACCGGTGGGCCGCCCGTTCCGGCCACGCGCCCGCGCGGGTTCGGAACCGACCTGATCCAGAAGATCGTCGCGCACGAACTGCGCCATCCGGTCGACCTGCGCTTCGAAGAGAGCGGGGTGGTCTGCACGCTGCATGTCCCCGTTCGCCAGCCAAGCGAGTTCGAGTTGCGCGCCCGCCGACGGGCTGCAGTGGCGGCTTCGGAAAAGGAAACGAAAAAGGGGAGCGATTGA
- the lptG gene encoding LPS export ABC transporter permease LptG, with translation MQFDFFPSRTLTLYLAKMFAVRIFAVLVMLVLVLLMLDLLTATGKILAVPGNGQGEILTYAGLRLPQLVARFLPYSVLLATIITLVGLNQNSEVIAMKAAGLSAHQVLAPLLLTAFVVGIGSFAFNERVVTRATATLKAWDANEFKAVPKDSGVRANVYIAEGSDILSAAMVTGTGRATQLSGVTWYRRSPSGGIADQIRSPRATWTDDGWKLEEAVRFEIAGGRSSTLDETVLGKDITPEQVALGSVDPDATSFWDLRRSIDEYAEAGRRTAELESKWWHKLVSPMSSMLMPLLGAVAAFGLARSGQLFVRAVIGMALGFAYFVVDNAALAMGNFGGYPPLLAAWAPFVLFALVGETVLVRTEE, from the coding sequence ATGCAGTTCGACTTTTTCCCTTCGCGCACGCTGACGCTCTACCTCGCGAAGATGTTCGCGGTTCGCATCTTCGCGGTACTCGTGATGCTCGTGCTGGTGCTGCTGATGCTCGACCTCCTTACCGCGACCGGCAAGATCCTGGCGGTTCCGGGCAACGGCCAAGGCGAGATCCTGACGTACGCCGGCTTGCGGCTGCCGCAGCTCGTCGCGCGCTTCCTGCCGTATTCGGTGCTGCTGGCGACGATCATCACGCTGGTCGGGCTCAATCAGAACAGCGAAGTGATCGCGATGAAGGCTGCTGGCCTCAGCGCCCACCAGGTGCTTGCGCCGCTTCTGTTGACCGCCTTCGTCGTCGGCATCGGCAGCTTTGCCTTCAACGAACGGGTCGTGACCCGCGCGACCGCGACGCTGAAGGCGTGGGACGCCAACGAGTTCAAGGCGGTGCCGAAGGATTCGGGCGTCCGCGCGAACGTCTACATCGCCGAAGGGTCGGACATCCTCTCGGCCGCTATGGTCACCGGAACCGGGCGCGCCACCCAGCTGAGCGGTGTGACCTGGTATCGCCGCTCGCCGAGCGGAGGCATCGCCGACCAGATCCGCAGCCCGCGCGCGACCTGGACGGACGATGGCTGGAAGCTGGAAGAGGCCGTGCGTTTCGAGATCGCCGGGGGGCGTTCGTCGACGCTGGACGAGACGGTGCTGGGCAAGGACATCACCCCCGAACAGGTCGCGCTGGGCAGTGTCGATCCCGACGCCACCTCGTTCTGGGACCTGCGTCGCTCGATCGACGAATACGCCGAGGCCGGGCGCCGCACCGCCGAACTCGAGTCCAAGTGGTGGCACAAGCTCGTCAGCCCCATGTCATCGATGCTCATGCCGCTCTTGGGAGCGGTGGCGGCGTTCGGACTCGCCCGGTCGGGGCAGCTGTTCGTGCGCGCAGTGATCGGCATGGCGCTGGGCTTTGCCTACTTCGTCGTCGACAACGCCGCGCTCGCGATGGGCAACTTCGGCGGCTATCCCCCGCTGCTCGCCGCGTGGGCCCCGTTCGTCCTCTTCGCGCTGGTCGGCGAGACCGTGTTGGTCCGTACCGAAGAGTAA
- a CDS encoding fatty acid desaturase family protein codes for MTQQLANPPAKASPTYTGARNEDDKALLRAAVELTRDLGEAKASIYWPDMLGSALVGYAALAGAIVSDTLWVTLLLGVIATLALYRALLFIHELTHIHRDALPGFRTAWNILVGIPMLMPSFMYEDGHTIHHSRKRYGTPDDPEYLPLALMKPWSLPVFVLVALLAPIGLVIRYGILAPLGLLIPPLRRLNWERFSTLAINPDFRRRPPADGDRKRFILLETGAAIWGIVVIASVFWIGWRPLVVALAVFSAVGILNQLRTLVAHLWENDGEPMSVTAQYLDTVNVPPPGFIAALWAPVGLRYHALHHLLPSLPYHSLGEAHRRLAAHELAQATYNRAHYRGMAPLVGKIASSTMGRRQSSVQQKGAASAEATP; via the coding sequence ATGACCCAGCAGCTCGCCAACCCGCCCGCAAAGGCATCGCCGACCTACACCGGCGCGCGCAACGAGGACGACAAGGCGTTGCTGCGCGCCGCGGTGGAACTCACCCGCGACCTGGGCGAAGCCAAGGCGTCGATCTACTGGCCCGACATGCTCGGCTCAGCGCTCGTCGGGTACGCTGCGCTGGCGGGCGCAATCGTATCGGACACGCTGTGGGTCACCCTGCTGCTCGGCGTGATCGCGACGCTGGCGCTCTATCGGGCGCTCCTGTTCATCCACGAATTGACCCACATCCACCGTGATGCGCTGCCGGGCTTTCGGACCGCCTGGAACATCCTCGTCGGCATTCCCATGCTGATGCCGAGCTTCATGTACGAGGATGGGCACACGATCCATCATTCGCGCAAGCGCTACGGCACGCCCGACGATCCCGAATACCTTCCGCTCGCTTTGATGAAGCCGTGGTCGCTGCCGGTCTTCGTGCTCGTCGCACTGCTCGCGCCGATCGGACTGGTCATCCGCTATGGCATCCTGGCGCCGCTCGGCCTGCTCATCCCGCCGTTGCGGCGGCTGAACTGGGAGCGGTTCTCGACCCTGGCGATCAATCCCGATTTTCGCCGGCGTCCGCCGGCGGATGGCGACCGCAAGCGGTTCATCCTGCTCGAGACCGGAGCGGCGATCTGGGGCATTGTGGTGATTGCGAGCGTGTTCTGGATCGGCTGGCGCCCGCTGGTCGTCGCACTCGCGGTGTTCTCGGCGGTCGGCATCCTAAATCAGCTCCGCACGCTCGTCGCGCATCTGTGGGAGAACGACGGCGAGCCGATGAGCGTGACCGCGCAATATCTCGACACCGTCAACGTGCCGCCACCAGGCTTCATCGCCGCGTTGTGGGCGCCGGTCGGCCTTCGGTATCATGCGCTGCACCACCTGCTGCCCTCGTTGCCGTACCATTCGCTGGGCGAAGCGCATCGCAGGCTTGCGGCGCATGAGCTGGCGCAGGCGACCTACAACCGCGCTCACTATCGCGGGATGGCTCCGCTCGTCGGCAAGATCGCTTCGAGTACCATGGGGCGCCGCCAGTCCTCAGTGCAGCAAAAAGGGGCCGCCTCGGCTGAGGCGACCCCTTGA
- a CDS encoding Crp/Fnr family transcriptional regulator, translating to MKRGERSLERGQLLYAQGQRTGEMYTVLDGILIRYRTLDDGRRQIVNFMFPGNLLGLQAAFDEPCGHSVEALIPARVCVFDRADFQPLIAAHPRLGFDIVWMAAKEETELEQHIVSLGQRNARERVTALAVWLLERAIATGLAEDGNRLAIPMTQVQIADMMGLSPVHANRTLQSLRRDDLVDWKPTLLVIPDMRRAIEFARVGAPNPRKSPYI from the coding sequence ATGAAACGGGGCGAGCGATCGCTCGAGCGGGGCCAGCTGCTTTACGCGCAGGGTCAGCGCACGGGCGAGATGTATACCGTGCTCGATGGCATCCTTATCCGCTATCGAACGCTGGACGACGGGCGCCGGCAGATCGTCAACTTCATGTTCCCCGGCAACCTCCTTGGCCTCCAGGCGGCCTTCGACGAGCCCTGCGGCCATTCGGTGGAAGCGCTGATCCCTGCGCGGGTCTGCGTTTTCGATCGTGCCGACTTCCAGCCGCTCATCGCGGCGCACCCCCGGCTCGGCTTCGACATCGTGTGGATGGCGGCGAAGGAAGAAACCGAGCTCGAACAGCACATCGTCTCGCTGGGGCAACGCAACGCCCGCGAGCGGGTTACCGCTCTGGCGGTCTGGCTGCTCGAACGCGCGATCGCGACCGGACTGGCCGAGGACGGCAATCGACTGGCGATCCCGATGACCCAGGTCCAGATCGCTGATATGATGGGGCTGTCCCCCGTGCACGCCAACCGCACGTTGCAGAGCCTTCGGCGAGACGATCTGGTCGACTGGAAGCCGACCCTTCTTGTGATACCGGACATGCGTCGCGCGATCGAATTTGCCCGAGTAGGCGCACCCAACCCGCGAAAAAGTCCTTACATTTGA
- a CDS encoding NepR family anti-sigma factor: protein MTAEKTAGGPGTPGWANGLRQLYDSVVEEPLPDTFKDLLSKLDSKN from the coding sequence GTGACTGCTGAAAAGACTGCGGGCGGTCCCGGCACACCGGGCTGGGCCAATGGCCTGCGCCAGCTATACGACTCCGTCGTCGAAGAGCCGCTTCCCGACACGTTCAAGGACCTGCTGTCGAAGCTGGACTCCAAGAACTGA
- a CDS encoding phasin family protein encodes MATQPETKIDTAKADAAAEKAYAAAAGDVTVNKASVAETAKVEAPKVDTPKIDKAVAEVKAAPAKKAVAKKAPAKKAVAKKAAPKKVAKKAVAAKAAPKKTALKAKPAAKPAAKKVAKTAKTPVSTVSNLKDKIMATAKKTADADYAAKAKEFAADAQTRAKAAYDKLQAVAGEMTEFTKGNVEALVESGKILGTGVQDMARGELAVAKGAFETATADLKAMAAVKSPTELFKLQGEIARRNFDAAVAHYSKNAETGMKIANEAFAPLSSRVSLAVEKFSKAA; translated from the coding sequence ATGGCTACCCAGCCCGAGACCAAGATTGATACCGCCAAGGCTGATGCCGCCGCCGAAAAGGCGTATGCGGCCGCCGCTGGCGACGTGACCGTCAACAAGGCCTCCGTCGCCGAGACCGCCAAGGTCGAAGCGCCGAAGGTCGACACGCCGAAGATCGACAAGGCCGTTGCCGAAGTGAAGGCCGCGCCTGCGAAGAAGGCCGTCGCCAAGAAGGCCCCGGCCAAGAAGGCTGTGGCCAAGAAGGCCGCGCCGAAGAAAGTCGCGAAGAAGGCCGTCGCCGCCAAGGCTGCGCCGAAGAAGACCGCCCTCAAGGCGAAGCCGGCTGCCAAGCCCGCCGCCAAGAAGGTCGCGAAGACCGCCAAGACCCCCGTTTCCACCGTTTCGAACCTGAAGGACAAGATCATGGCCACTGCCAAGAAGACCGCCGACGCCGATTACGCCGCCAAGGCGAAGGAATTTGCCGCCGACGCGCAGACCCGCGCCAAGGCCGCCTACGACAAGCTCCAGGCTGTCGCCGGCGAGATGACCGAATTCACCAAGGGCAACGTCGAAGCCCTCGTCGAGTCGGGCAAGATCCTCGGCACCGGCGTCCAGGACATGGCCCGCGGCGAGCTCGCGGTTGCCAAGGGTGCGTTCGAGACCGCCACGGCCGATCTCAAGGCGATGGCCGCGGTCAAGAGCCCGACCGAGCTGTTCAAGCTGCAGGGCGAGATCGCCCGTCGCAACTTCGACGCCGCCGTCGCGCACTACTCGAAGAATGCCGAGACCGGCATGAAGATCGCCAACGAAGCTTTCGCGCCGCTTTCGAGCCGCGTGAGCCTCGCGGTCGAGAAGTTCTCGAAGGCCGCCTAA
- the clpS gene encoding ATP-dependent Clp protease adapter ClpS, whose protein sequence is MTDRFPTLQDPVRAAGKDDDADTGDAVGVATKTRTKPKKPSQYKVLMLNDDYTPMEFVVMVLKRFFRMDLEQATRVMLHVHQRGVGVCGVFPYEVAETKVNQVMDFARQNQHPLQCTLEKA, encoded by the coding sequence ATGACCGACCGCTTCCCTACCCTGCAAGACCCCGTCCGTGCCGCCGGGAAGGACGACGATGCCGATACCGGCGATGCGGTCGGCGTCGCCACCAAGACCCGCACCAAGCCCAAGAAGCCGAGCCAGTACAAGGTGCTGATGCTCAACGACGACTACACTCCGATGGAGTTCGTCGTGATGGTGCTGAAGCGGTTCTTCCGCATGGACCTCGAGCAGGCGACGCGGGTGATGCTCCACGTCCACCAGCGCGGCGTCGGGGTGTGCGGGGTGTTTCCCTACGAGGTCGCCGAGACAAAGGTGAACCAGGTGATGGACTTCGCGCGCCAGAACCAGCACCCGCTCCAGTGCACGCTGGAGAAGGCCTAA
- a CDS encoding LptF/LptG family permease — MLKFLPAIDRYILRLTIVPMFGVFVLAASLLTLEKMLRLLDFVAVQGGPIGVVFKMLATLIPEYASLAIPLGLLLGVLMAFRKLATSSELDVMRAVGQGYGRLLRVPYMIAAVLIAINVALVFYVQPVSRYWYERLDYELRSGALGASIKVGEFTTLKDRMALRIERSEDDGRRLVGIFARVSNEKGQVLSISAKEGAFLATSDNPDTIIFRLTDGIIVQDMGGKTTPRVLSFTRHDLPIDLPAVERFRARGDETREYILPELLRIGWGDTAEADRAARVGSQASFNFRLVEVVMMLLMPLLAVALAIPPKRSTSALGVFVSIVMVVAYHKINQYAEDYATLGRVDPTLALWVPFLLFAALILWMYYRVAYVPGGQAIGALETAFSKLGKRMRKLLRRRPPARLAAMAAAE; from the coding sequence GTGCTCAAATTCCTGCCCGCCATCGATCGCTACATCCTGCGGCTGACCATCGTTCCGATGTTCGGGGTGTTTGTGCTCGCGGCCTCGTTGCTGACGCTCGAGAAGATGCTCCGCCTGCTCGATTTCGTCGCGGTCCAGGGTGGGCCGATCGGCGTCGTGTTCAAGATGCTCGCGACGCTCATCCCCGAATACGCCAGCCTGGCGATCCCGCTGGGTCTGCTGCTCGGCGTCCTGATGGCGTTCCGCAAGCTCGCGACGAGCAGCGAACTCGACGTGATGCGCGCCGTCGGACAAGGCTATGGGCGGCTGCTGCGGGTACCTTACATGATCGCCGCCGTCCTGATCGCGATCAACGTGGCGCTGGTGTTCTACGTCCAGCCGGTGAGCCGGTATTGGTACGAACGGCTCGACTACGAACTGCGTTCGGGCGCCTTGGGCGCATCGATCAAGGTGGGCGAGTTCACGACGCTCAAGGACCGCATGGCGCTGCGGATCGAGCGTAGCGAGGACGACGGCCGCCGCCTCGTCGGCATCTTCGCCCGCGTATCCAACGAGAAGGGGCAGGTCTTGTCGATCTCGGCCAAGGAAGGCGCCTTCCTCGCGACGAGCGACAATCCGGACACGATCATCTTCCGCCTGACCGACGGGATCATCGTGCAGGACATGGGCGGCAAAACCACCCCGCGTGTGCTCAGCTTCACCCGCCACGACCTGCCGATCGACCTGCCCGCCGTGGAGCGCTTCCGCGCGCGCGGCGACGAGACCCGCGAGTACATCCTGCCCGAGCTCTTGCGGATCGGCTGGGGCGATACGGCCGAGGCTGACCGGGCGGCGCGGGTCGGTAGCCAGGCGAGCTTCAACTTCCGGCTCGTCGAAGTGGTCATGATGCTTCTGATGCCGCTGCTGGCGGTGGCGCTGGCGATCCCGCCCAAGCGATCGACCAGCGCGCTCGGGGTGTTCGTGTCGATCGTGATGGTGGTCGCCTATCACAAGATCAACCAGTACGCCGAAGACTATGCCACCTTGGGCCGTGTCGACCCGACGCTCGCGCTGTGGGTGCCGTTCCTCCTGTTCGCCGCGCTGATCCTGTGGATGTACTACCGCGTCGCCTATGTGCCCGGAGGACAGGCGATCGGCGCGCTGGAGACCGCGTTCTCGAAGCTCGGCAAGCGTATGCGCAAGCTGCTGCGCCGCCGCCCACCGGCGCGGCTGGCCGCCATGGCGGCCGCGGAGTAG